AAGTCTTCTGTATTCATTCGGGGGAGAAGAAAGGAATTATAAGAAACATGAAGTTGTTTTTAAAGAAGAGGATCATGCACTTTATTATTTTCAGATTGTTGAAGGAAAAGTAAAACTGAATAATTATAATGAAAATGGAAAAGAATTCATTCATAATATTCTGGGTAAAAAACAAAGCTTTGGAGAGGCCATGCTTTTCCTTCATCAGAATTATCCAATCAATGCTATATGTCTTGAAGATTCCCGGATTATAAGACTTCCCAAAAATAATTTCTTTGAAATGATCACGGAGAATCCGGGGCTTTCGCTGGAAATAAATGCCTGCCTTTCACAGGAAATTTTTTATAAACTGAAAATGATGCAGAGCCTTGCATCAGAAAATCCGATGCAGAGACTGAAGGGCTTATTGGATTATCTTAAAAGCTATCATGATGAAGACTGTCATCAGTGTTTCCATATTGCCTTTACACGCCAGCAGATTGCCAATCTTACAGGCCTGAGGGTGGAAACTGTAATCAGAACCTTAAAAAAAATGGAAAAGGAAGGGCATATCACTTTAAAAGACCGGAAAATTTTATATTAATATTCATTTTGATGACTCAGATCATAAAAAAGTGAGTTATTCTTATGTACATTTGGTATAGTAATTTTCAATACCATTCTTAAGATCTTACCTAAGGTGAATATAAAAATATTCATTTTTGAAATTGCCATCCGTGCCAGTTATAGGCCGTAATAATCCATACTTTAATATCATATTATGGCCGATGAAACCAATGAATCCGAGGATATGAATTCCAGCAAAGAACAGCAGGAAGGAGACCATGGAGTAACAAGAGAAAATAATAAGCATAAAGCGCTGCTTCACTCTTTTTTTATAAGTGCTGTCAAAAGTATTTATAATATGGAAAATGAAGGTGGTGAGCTCAATGATAGTGATGAAACAGGTGACCGCTGTAATGAGAAGAAAGGGGATTAAAAGGAACGGTTATCAGTTATTTATACTCATCTTAATTTAACCATGAAATCAAAATATATGGACGCTCAGAAAATAATAACTACACTGAAACACAAAGAATTTATAAAAATAGTCCATAAGGGAAATTGCTTCGAAGATGGAGCCGCTGTTTATGCTAAAGAGATTAAGGAAAACATCTTTCTGTTGTTCATCATCCTGAAGGATATTGATATTGAAAACATACAGGCACTGATTGCCCATTTTGACTGTTTCAACAGTATTGGACTGAAAGAGCCGGAACAGGTCATGTTTCATCTGTCTATTAAAGATAAAAATGATCTCCACTATTTCGAGCAATATTTAAAAGCTTCCCATAACTAATACCTCTTTTAAACATGATATTTGAAAACGACACTTTACGGCATTCCGGGATGAATGATAAAAATAATATGATAGAGAATGAGTCTCTGTTTCCGCCTATAATCAATTCATACGGAGTGACGGCTTTCCTGATCAAGTCTTTGGAGAAGATTAAAAACAATGCAAAATGTGAGATCCTTAAAGGTACAATAAACACCTACATGGAAGAATATATTCTTCATATCCGTGAGTTTCATTCCAGGAATACATCGGATACTGCTGATAGAGAAGCTGAAGTAAGGTTTGAATCCCCTTCTTTCACCTTATATGCAAAAACAGCATACTATAAAGTTTTGAAAGAAGAAGAATACATCAACAGATTTCTTGATATTCTGGAGAACAATAAAACGGATTTGTAGACAGCCTTATTGAAAGGGTCTTTAAATAAGAGATTAAAATACCTTTCACACCATTTACAATATTTAATCATGAAAGCTGCTGTATGGTTTTATTCAGCAGCTTTT
This region of Chryseobacterium culicis genomic DNA includes:
- a CDS encoding Crp/Fnr family transcriptional regulator gives rise to the protein MKTISCMNIEESLLYSFGGEERNYKKHEVVFKEEDHALYYFQIVEGKVKLNNYNENGKEFIHNILGKKQSFGEAMLFLHQNYPINAICLEDSRIIRLPKNNFFEMITENPGLSLEINACLSQEIFYKLKMMQSLASENPMQRLKGLLDYLKSYHDEDCHQCFHIAFTRQQIANLTGLRVETVIRTLKKMEKEGHITLKDRKILY